Sequence from the Candidatus Saccharibacteria bacterium genome:
TATTATCTTGATCAATTGGCCAATCATGTTTGGATCTAAAATACTGCACCAACAAGTCGATAAATTCAGCATTCCCTTTGGGCGTATCATAGTTGCGAATCATTGATGAAAAACTAGCTTTATCAAGCACCAAATTTGAAGCTATTTGATGGATCAAATCATCGACCTCGGGGATTTCGGCTGGATTCCCCCCGCCAAACATATACTTGATATCACCTCCATTGATAGCCTGACCCAACTCGTCCATCAAGCTATTGATACCCGTTTCCCCGGTGAAGGCTCGTGCGAACATCGACTTACTACTCATATCAACAGATTATAACTCGCTCATGCTTGCATTACAAATTATTTTTGTTACGATGTAATCAATCCCCTCTATCTTTATCAAGGTGAGGACAACATTAACTACTTCCTATCTCCATTTTATACTGTTGTGTTATTATTTGTCCTCACTCTTGAGATCGCTATAGCCTTCACCAATCAATCTTTGTCGCTTGGCATCTGAACCTCCGGAGCGATTGTATTGCCCAACCTGACCACTACTCCTAATCACCCGGTGGCAAGGAATATTTGGATCAAAATTTGCTCGCATTATACTACCAACTGCCCGATAGGCCTTTGGACTGCCGGCCAATCTAGCAACATCCTGATAACTCAAAGTCTGGCCTGGCTTGATATCTCTGACAATATCCAATACTTTCTCTCTAAAATCAGACATACAATTGATTCTCTTTGATGTACTCTAATACCCTGGGATCCAAATATTTCTGACCTAACTCTTTTAAATTGCCCCTGATATCCGTAGATGATATATTGGGCAATTTTAGGTCAGCAATATTGTATTGGATAGTACCTGGTTTGACATTATATCTGGCATAAAGTAGTTGAGAGAAATGCCCAATCTTCTCTACAATCCGTGAATCATTCCCTCGGATAAACACCTCAAATCTTATCAGGCGAATTAGTTCTCGCCATTCTGGCCAACTTCTTAAGCTCATGAAGCTATCTGATCCTAGACAAAAAACCAACTGGGAGTCCGGGCTATCACTTAGTACTTGATAGATAGTATCTATAGTATCAGTGGCACCTGGACGATTTATCTCCAAAGTAGAGATTATTAATTTACTACTTAGGTTCGACAAAGCCAATTTGAGCATTGCCAACCGATGCTCTGCATCAGTCACTTGATGATCTTTGTGTAGTGGCAAACCTGTCGGCATCACAATTACCTGCTGATATCCTTGATTGACTAGATATTGAATTATCCCATAATGTCCCAGATGGATTGGATCAAAAGTACCTCCATATATTGCTGATACCATAACCTCTATTCCACAGTAACTGATTTTGCCAAATTACGTGGCTGATCTACATCCCTATCTAACTTTACAGCCACATGATAAGCGATTAGCTGGGATACAACATTAAAAAGTAATCCTTGTGTCCAATCACTAACCCGCTTGACCCTAATAACATCCATTGTCCCCAGTGATAAGTCATGCTCGTCGCTATCAGTAATGACCAGAATATTACTAGTTCTCGCCTTGATTTCGGCCAGATTGGACTTTGCCTTGTCATAAAGAAAATTACTAGATAAAAAGAACACAACCAATAAATCTTCTCCCAGTAAAGCATTAGCCCCATGTTTCATCTCTCCTGCTGGATAAGCCTCCGCTTGGATATAACTAACCTCTTTGAGTTTATGCGAACCCTCTATCGCGATTGGGTATAGGCTATCACGACCGAGATACATCATATGTTGGAATTTGGCAATCTTACTAGAAATAAACTTGATATCCTGATCTAATCTTAGCACTTCCTCGATATCGTTCGCCAAACTACCTAAGGCTTGGATTACTTCCATAGAACGTTCAATCGAAAGCTTGCGATATCTACCTATCTCTAGACCAAGCAAAATTGTAGCAATAGACATTGAGCTAAAGGCCTTGGTAGAAGCTACTGATATCTCAGGTCCTGCATGCAAATAAATCCCTCCATCGACTTCTCTAGCAATTGTCGAACCAGCAGTGTTAATAATGCCTAGGGTCAGCATGCCTCTACGCTTCATTTCACGGAGTGATGCCAAGCTATCGGCAGTCTCACCAGACTGGGAATAAACCACCCCAAGCGTATTTTTGCTAGTAGCTGGATCACGATAACGAAATTCTGAAGCCATTTCAACATCTACTGGTATATTGAGCATTTTTTCAAGCAAGTATTTACCAAGCAATCCGGCATAATAGGCAGTCCCACAAGCTACAATCAGGATTCTATCCACTTCCCTGAGATAGTTATCGGGAAGATTTAACCCACCTAGATGTGAGCTAAAGTTTTTCTTGTCCAATCTACCCCTCAAGGCATTTATTACAGCCTCTGGTTGCTCCATAATCTCTTTGATTAGGAAATGATCATAGCCAGATTTCTGGATCTGACCAGGATTGAGTTCAATAGTCTCTGGAGTAACATCGCGAAGGTTATGATCAAAATCATATACTTGATAACTGCCAGCCCCTAGTATTGCATATTCTCCATCTTCAAGGTAGATTATTCGATCAGTATAGTTGATAATTGCCATTGGATCACTCGCGATATAAGTAGCCTGATCTGACAAACCTATCAGCAATGGACTAGCCTGCCTAGCTACAATCAACTGATCGGGTCGATCCTCAGTAATGATCGCAAGACCATAAGCGCCCTTTAATCTAGTAAGTGTCTGCTTGACTGCTTCTATAAAACTAAGTTCTTGATAATAATGATTGACTAATTGTGCCACTACTTCGCTATCAGTTTCAGAACTAAACTCACAACCGAGCTCAATCAATTCTTGTTTGAGCTCTTGGTAATTTTCAATAATCCCATTATGAACTATTGATATCTTACCTGCCGTGTGAGGATGAGCATTGATTTCACTAGGATCGCCATGAGTAGCCCAACGCGTATGCCCTATTCCTAGACTAATGGGATCAAAAGACTGACCCAATCTTGTCTCAAGCTCGGATATCTTACCTTTTGATCTAACAGTCTTAATCTGGCCACCTTTGACATAAGCAACTCCGACTGAATCATATCCCCTGTATTCCATCCGTCTCAGTCCTGTTACTAAAGCTTCCAGATTCTTTGAACTAGACTGACTAGAGACTAATCCAATAATTCCACACATACTTCCCCTAGTGTTAATGTCTTACGAGCTTTCATTATATCGTACTATATCTTCAAAGACAAAATTTCCTAGATACAAACTCTATTGCCATATACCCTCACGGCTTCAAAACTACCTTTTGCCCACGCTTACCCAAAACCTCGAGTACTTCAGGCTTGGCTCCTGGAGACTTAGAAATGCTTTTATCTGATGGAAGCGATGCTGATGGAGCGATGACAGCATAAAGGATAGTTTTGTATTCTGGGATGATCCTGAGGGTTCAGGGATTTTGGGTAAGCTGAGTATATATACCCACAAGATTGTACTTGACAACCTTGTGAGATTATTTATAAATAAAGGTAAATATGATATGATAATAGCATGAACCCTCCTGCAGAATGCAATGAACAATTCGGTCTAAAAGAACGTAAAGAACACGATCCCACCTCCCCAGACAGAATAGTTCGGTTTGTAGCATATGTCTTATCAGGAATTATTCGTAATAAGAGCAATCAATGCGTAGACACAGCAACACTAAGAACTGAAGTTGATAAATACGCCGATACCATAAGCACGGTATTAGAAAACGCTAGTCCTGAGCAGTTCAATACTGTTGACCGCCAAAAGCTACAGCAGGCACTGGGCTCACTAGTCAAAGAAAAGCTAAGAGTATTATCTATGCAAAATACAACTAACAGCCTAAAATCCTATCCTAAAATCTTAGAGCTATACTGGCTTAGCAGAAAAAGTCGTACACCAGAACAAATCGAAGCTAAACTCCAAAAGGCTCTTGCTATAGCTAATCATTTCAAGATACCTCTAGGGGTTGGGTTAATGCTTAGCTTTCAGGGAGCATCTGTCGAGGGTATCCTGTCCTTACAAAACTCTCCTGTGATTACTAATGCAGGTTTTTCGAATGCAGACTTGATCAAGGTGCTAAGCTCAGACTTGACGGCCTATAGTAAATATACACTGCTTGCGGCATCTAACTTGGTCTTAAGGCTTAGACCAACCAAAAGCACCTTAAAACTCGTCACTTGTAGTAATAGTATTTTTGATATTCATACAAAACTCGAGGTTATGCTTGATGATGAGTTTAAGGAACTGAAGGATCAGTTCAGGGGTAGTTCTTTCGGGCTTGCTTTGCAAACTGGTTCTGCTGAGGATCTGAGGGCAAAACTCAAGGTTATCCTTGATGATGAGTTTAAGGAACTGAAGGATCAGTTCAGGGGTAGTTCTTTCGGGCTTGCTTTGCAAGCTGGTTCTGCTGNNNNNNNNNNNNNNNNNNNNNNNNNNNNNNNNNNNNNNNNNNNNNNNNNNNNNNNNNNNNNNNNNNNNNNNNNNNNNNNNNNNNNNNNNNNNNNNNNNNNAGGATCTGAGGGCAAAACTCAAGGTTATCCTTGATGATGAGTTTAAGGAACTGAAGGATCAGTTCAGGGGTCATTCTTTCGGGCTTGCTTTGCAAAATGGTTCTGCTGAGGATCTGAGGGCAAAACTCAAGGTTATCCTTGATGATGAGTTTAAGGAACTGAAGGATCAGTTCAGGGGTAGTTCTTTCGGGCTTGCTTTGCGAAATGGTTCTGCTGAGGATCTGAGGGCAAAACTCAAGGTTATCCTTGATGATGAGTTTAAGGAACTGAAGGATCAGTTCAGGGGTCATTCTTTCGGGCTTGCTTTGCAAAATGGTTCTGCTGAGGATCTGAGGGCAAAACTATGCTATCTAAAAGATATTAATGACAAATTTAGATCCCATGATAAGAATAATTCGTATTATCTGATCATATTTATAGCAAACCTGACTAGATATTTTATGGGCGAAAGAAGAAGTGCAAGTCGTGACCTCGAAGTTACTAGCAGATGCCTTATGGATTTAGACCTAAGTAACCTAGAATTAAACTTATTAGAGGCTTCCCAAGGTAACAAATCTCAACCTAAAGTTGATGATATTAACCGGTTACTAACAGCTGAGCATGGGCTTAGTAAGGATTTAGCTAATATCGTTGCATCCTTCTTTGCTGGCAATCGGGCAGGTATTAAAAATCAACAAATTCAGAGTCTTTTTAGGGTACTGCTTGGTCCACAAGTTAACCGCCGGACTACTTCTATTTCCCAGGGATCTATCCCTGAGGATTATAGACCCTTCCTAGCAACCCAAGAACTAGGTATAGAAAAAGTGGAGATAAGAGACGGTCTTAGTCGTTGGATTTTAAAGCACCAACTAGCCCTACCTAAATACACACTTGACCACCTTGTTGAGGTATTGGTTGGTAGTGATGTACTAGATATTAATATAGAAGAAATCCTTGATCAGCGGATGAAAGATCACAATTTATCTGCAGCAGAATTACTTGATCAATTATTAGCTTTGCTATACGGAGTAACTGACGATTCATAAATATAAGACCTTAGATTGGAGCCAACTTAGATCACCAAGCCCTTAGAGGACTTGGCTAGGTTGATTGAACCCTGCTCAGTCACTACCAAGGTATCTTCAATCCTTACTCCGCCTATCACCCCGACTGGATTTTTATCAGGGTTAGTATAATATAACCCAGGCTCAATTGTTATCACTTGACCAACCTCCAATTTGATATCAGCTACTGGGATGGGTAACTCATGAATATCTAGCCCGACTCCATGACCAAGACCATGAAAATAACCTTGTTGATGACTGTCCGCACTACCCTCAGTCAGGTAGCCATGTTGCTCAAATATTTGACGGATCTTTTGATCAATCAATTGATATCCTTGCTTGGACTTGACCATCGTGAGACCCAAAGCTTGAGCCCGATATACTTCTTGATAAAGGGCCAGCTGAGCTTCTGAAGCTTGACCACGAATAATTGTTCGACTCATATCAGTAAAGTAACCATTGTCTATAGAGCTGGGAAACAAATCAAAAACTATGAATTGATTTGCAATCAATGGACCAGAACCTTGACAATGTGGATCTGCCGTATCAAGCCCACTTGATACTATCATTCCAGCTGGGCTATGGTAGCCCAGCTCAAGTAACTGGACACTGATCATTTGCTTTATTAGCTCACTAGTCAGTAGTCGGTCTCTTTGATATAGATATTCCCCACTAACCCTACTGCTAGCAATATAGTCTAAGATATTGGCATAAACTTTATCCAATGCCTCCTGGGTACTAGTAATAGCTTTGATTTCGTCTTGATTCTTGATGACTCTTCTTGCTGATATCTCTTGACTACTTAGATGTATCCTGAGGGATCTAGCATTG
This genomic interval carries:
- the nadD gene encoding nicotinate (nicotinamide) nucleotide adenylyltransferase, giving the protein MVSAIYGGTFDPIHLGHYGIIQYLVNQGYQQVIVMPTGLPLHKDHQVTDAEHRLAMLKLALSNLSSKLIISTLEINRPGATDTIDTIYQVLSDSPDSQLVFCLGSDSFMSLRSWPEWRELIRLIRFEVFIRGNDSRIVEKIGHFSQLLYARYNVKPGTIQYNIADLKLPNISSTDIRGNLKELGQKYLDPRVLEYIKENQLYV
- a CDS encoding aminopeptidase P family protein, which translates into the protein MAILYIGDSYTNSDIYYFSKIRIADPFAVLVDGQKVIIFISPLEVDLVRKESGADLVINTHQGGKPGLISSIFEYLDRVGIDQIELDSKSSAKYYKYMIDNARSLRIHLSSQEISARRVIKNQDEIKAITSTQEALDKVYANILDYIASSRVSGEYLYQRDRLLTSELIKQMISVQLLELGYHSPAGMIVSSGLDTADPHCQGSGPLIANQFIVFDLFPSSIDNGYFTDMSRTIIRGQASEAQLALYQEVYRAQALGLTMVKSKQGYQLIDQKIRQIFEQHGYLTEGSADSHQQGYFHGLGHGVGLDIHELPIPVADIKLEVGQVITIEPGLYYTNPDKNPVGVIGGVRIEDTLVVTEQGSINLAKSSKGLVI
- a CDS encoding MGMT family protein, encoding MSDFREKVLDIVRDIKPGQTLSYQDVARLAGSPKAYRAVGSIMRANFDPNIPCHRVIRSSGQVGQYNRSGGSDAKRQRLIGEGYSDLKSEDK
- the glmS gene encoding glutamine--fructose-6-phosphate transaminase (isomerizing), which gives rise to MCGIIGLVSSQSSSKNLEALVTGLRRMEYRGYDSVGVAYVKGGQIKTVRSKGKISELETRLGQSFDPISLGIGHTRWATHGDPSEINAHPHTAGKISIVHNGIIENYQELKQELIELGCEFSSETDSEVVAQLVNHYYQELSFIEAVKQTLTRLKGAYGLAIITEDRPDQLIVARQASPLLIGLSDQATYIASDPMAIINYTDRIIYLEDGEYAILGAGSYQVYDFDHNLRDVTPETIELNPGQIQKSGYDHFLIKEIMEQPEAVINALRGRLDKKNFSSHLGGLNLPDNYLREVDRILIVACGTAYYAGLLGKYLLEKMLNIPVDVEMASEFRYRDPATSKNTLGVVYSQSGETADSLASLREMKRRGMLTLGIINTAGSTIAREVDGGIYLHAGPEISVASTKAFSSMSIATILLGLEIGRYRKLSIERSMEVIQALGSLANDIEEVLRLDQDIKFISSKIAKFQHMMYLGRDSLYPIAIEGSHKLKEVSYIQAEAYPAGEMKHGANALLGEDLLVVFFLSSNFLYDKAKSNLAEIKARTSNILVITDSDEHDLSLGTMDVIRVKRVSDWTQGLLFNVVSQLIAYHVAVKLDRDVDQPRNLAKSVTVE